The following proteins are co-located in the Calliphora vicina chromosome 2, idCalVici1.1, whole genome shotgun sequence genome:
- the step gene encoding cytohesin-1 isoform X3 — protein MFRRLFRSKRHFKYTIRQIKDELCEVVSEMEALDVPEDCKHSNKDKQMSIGRKKFNMDPKKGIGYLVENRLLRHDPQDVAHFLYKGEGLNKTAIGDYLGENNDFNKDVLKAFVALHDFTNLILVQALRQFLWSFRLPGEAQKIDRMMECFAQRYCQLNPDIFTNTDTCYVLSFAIIMLNTSLHNPSVKDKPTVEQFISMNRGINNGGDLPRTLLESLYESIRTEPFKIPQDDGNDLMHTFFNPDKEGWLWKQGGRYKSWKRRWFILNDNCLYYFEYTTDKEPRGIIPLENISVREIHDRSKPNCFELFATGGADIIKACKTDSEGKVVEGKHTVYRMSAATEEEQQEWIKRLTQSISHNPFYDILVQRKKKALSKS, from the exons caaaTCAAAGATGAATTATGCGAAGTGGTTTCCGAAATGGAGGCACTCGATGTGCCCGAAGACTGTAAACATTCCAATAAAGATAAACAAATGTCCATTGGACGCAAGAAATTTAATATGGATCCCAAAAAAG GCATCGGATATTTGgtcgaaaatcgtttattacGACATGATCCACAAGATGTTGCACATTTCCTGTACAAAGGTGAAGGCCTTAATAAGACAGCAATTG GTGATTATTTAGGTGAaaataatgatttcaataaGGATGTCCTAAAAGCCTTTGTGGCTTTACATGATTTTACAAATCTAATACTGGTACAAGCTTTAAG acaatttttatgGTCATTTCGTTTGCCCGGTGAAGCTCAAAAGATTGATCGGATGATGGAATGTTTTGCTCAGCGTTATTGTCAATTAAATCCCGATATATTCACCAACACCGATACCTGTTATGTTTTAAGTTTTGCCATTATTATGTTGAACACATCATTGCATAATCCATCG GTCAAGGACAAACCCACTGTTGAACAATTCATTTCCATGAATCGTGGCATTAACAACGGCGGTGATTTGCCTCGTACACTACTCGAATCTCTATACGAATCGATACGAACCGAACCATTTAAAATACCCCAGGACGATGGCAACGATTTAATGCACACCTTCTTTAATCCGGACAAAGAGGGTTGGCTTTGGAAACAGGGTGGCAG aTACAAATCCTGGAAACGAAGATGGTTTATATTAAACGacaattgtttatattatttcgAATATACAACGGATAAGGAACCTAGAGGGATAATACCATTAGAAAATATATCG gtTCGCGAAATTCATGATCGCAGTAAACCCAATTGTTTTGAACTATTTGCTACTGGTGGAGCAGATATTATTAAAGCATGTAAGACTGATTCTGAGGGCAAG GTGGTTGAGGGCAAACATACTGTCTATCGTATGTCGGCCGCTACCGAGGAGGAACAACAAGAATGGATAAAACGTTTAACACAATCCATTAGCCATAATCCTTTCTATGATATTCTAGtacaaagaaagaaaaaagctttaagcAAAAGTTAG